The proteins below are encoded in one region of Sphingobacterium sp. R2:
- a CDS encoding GH92 family glycosyl hydrolase, giving the protein MMFASTKAISKAAYQDYMIKFIHFLFLGFFLWENISAQKLPADYVNPFIGTSNYGTTNPGAQVPNGLMNVSPFNVMGSSLNAFDKDARWWSTPYEHSNSYFTGFSHVNLSGVGCPDMGSLLLMPTSGKLEVDYHQYGSTYTQEVAHPGYYSNVLKKYNIKTEVSATARVGVSKFTFPKGQANILLNLGEGLTNETGATVRYVSDTEIEGSKLLGSFCYSNNQAVYPIFFVMRVNKKPAKRGYWKFQRAGEKWENDWNKDAGKYKIFTDYTDQLAGDDLGAFFSFDVQENESLEVQLAVSFVSVDNARKNLEAEQADLGFEKTHQQASLQWNNALSKIQVEGGTEDQKTVFYTALYHAMIHPNVLQDVNGEYPAMESRKTLVAAHNRYTVFSLWDTYRNVQPLMSLVYPDKQVGMIRSMIDMYNENGWMPKWELYSRESYTMDGDPAIPVIVDAWMKGIRNFDINTAYEAFLKSATTTDSTNRIRPDNADYVKYGYVPLRDSFDNSVSHAIEYYVADWNLAQLAASLGKTDDAQLFGKRAQGYKHYYSSEYGTFRPILPTGKFLSPFNPLMGANFEPNHGFHEGNAWNYSFAIPFDIPGLVKLMGGKEKFVDRLQATFDKGYFDVTNEPDMLYPHVFSEIKGEEWRTQKLVKEILEKHFTNSPGGIPGNDDTGTMSTWALMNMIGIYPFCPGRPDYTVVTPVFDKVTIQLDKKYYPNANKVTIRRQKEGTGEYIKKIVIDGKPFSGFKISHQTLVNSKDILIVTGDR; this is encoded by the coding sequence ATGATGTTTGCTTCAACAAAAGCGATTAGCAAAGCCGCCTATCAAGATTATATGATCAAATTTATTCATTTTTTATTTTTAGGATTCTTTCTTTGGGAGAATATTTCTGCCCAAAAGCTTCCTGCCGACTATGTCAATCCGTTTATCGGTACCAGCAATTATGGAACAACCAATCCGGGAGCTCAGGTTCCTAACGGTTTAATGAATGTCTCCCCTTTTAATGTAATGGGGTCATCACTTAACGCATTTGATAAAGATGCAAGATGGTGGTCGACTCCCTATGAACATAGCAACAGCTATTTTACAGGTTTCTCGCATGTCAATTTAAGTGGAGTAGGATGTCCAGATATGGGAAGTTTGTTGTTGATGCCAACCTCGGGAAAACTGGAGGTTGATTACCATCAATATGGCAGTACCTATACGCAAGAGGTTGCCCATCCAGGATATTACAGCAACGTTTTGAAGAAATATAACATTAAGACGGAAGTTTCAGCCACAGCACGAGTGGGAGTTTCAAAATTTACTTTTCCAAAAGGGCAGGCAAATATCCTGCTCAATTTGGGCGAAGGTTTAACAAATGAAACGGGGGCGACAGTTCGTTATGTGAGTGATACTGAAATAGAAGGATCTAAGCTGTTGGGCTCTTTCTGCTACAGTAATAATCAAGCTGTTTACCCAATTTTCTTCGTCATGCGTGTCAATAAAAAGCCCGCAAAAAGAGGTTACTGGAAATTCCAGCGTGCGGGAGAAAAATGGGAAAATGACTGGAATAAAGATGCTGGAAAATATAAGATTTTTACAGACTATACAGATCAGCTTGCTGGAGATGATCTTGGCGCATTTTTTAGTTTTGATGTTCAGGAAAATGAAAGTTTAGAGGTACAGCTTGCCGTGTCGTTTGTGAGCGTTGATAATGCCCGTAAAAATCTAGAAGCCGAGCAGGCCGATTTGGGATTTGAGAAAACACATCAGCAGGCTTCTTTGCAATGGAATAATGCTTTGTCCAAGATACAGGTAGAGGGTGGAACGGAAGATCAGAAAACCGTGTTTTATACAGCACTATACCATGCCATGATTCATCCCAATGTTTTACAGGACGTGAATGGTGAATATCCCGCAATGGAGAGCCGGAAGACTCTGGTTGCAGCTCATAATCGTTATACAGTGTTTTCACTATGGGATACCTATAGAAATGTACAGCCGCTTATGTCGTTGGTTTATCCCGATAAGCAGGTGGGTATGATACGTTCCATGATCGATATGTATAACGAAAACGGTTGGATGCCCAAATGGGAATTGTATAGCCGAGAAAGCTATACGATGGATGGCGATCCCGCAATTCCTGTGATCGTTGATGCATGGATGAAAGGTATTCGGAACTTTGATATCAATACAGCTTATGAAGCCTTTTTGAAATCTGCCACTACAACTGATTCAACCAATAGAATTAGGCCTGACAATGCGGATTATGTGAAGTATGGGTATGTACCGTTGCGCGATTCGTTTGATAATTCCGTATCGCATGCGATAGAATATTATGTTGCGGACTGGAATTTAGCGCAGTTGGCTGCCTCTTTAGGGAAAACCGACGATGCGCAGCTTTTTGGTAAGCGGGCGCAGGGGTATAAACATTACTATTCTTCCGAGTATGGGACTTTCAGACCTATCCTCCCCACCGGCAAGTTTTTAAGTCCGTTTAATCCATTGATGGGTGCTAATTTTGAACCCAACCATGGGTTCCATGAAGGTAATGCCTGGAATTACAGTTTTGCAATTCCATTTGATATTCCTGGTTTGGTAAAATTGATGGGTGGAAAGGAAAAATTTGTAGATCGGCTTCAAGCAACGTTTGATAAGGGTTATTTTGATGTGACAAATGAACCGGATATGCTATATCCACATGTGTTTTCAGAAATTAAAGGCGAAGAATGGCGCACCCAAAAGTTGGTGAAAGAAATACTGGAAAAACATTTTACCAACAGCCCCGGTGGTATACCAGGTAATGATGACACGGGGACGATGTCCACATGGGCACTCATGAACATGATCGGGATTTATCCTTTTTGTCCGGGTAGACCAGATTATACCGTTGTAACCCCGGTATTTGATAAAGTAACTATTCAGCTCGATAAAAAATACTATCCAAATGCCAATAAAGTAACCATAAGACGCCAAAAAGAGGGGACTGGTGAATATATCAAAAAGATTGTGATCGACGGAAAACCATTCAGTGGATTTAAAATCAGTCA